DNA from Rosa rugosa chromosome 6, drRosRugo1.1, whole genome shotgun sequence:
GGCTGCTGTGCAAGGTTGCAAGCGCACGGGCGCTCGGAGCAGCAGTGTGCGCAGGGGCGCACGCGGGGTAGCAGTAGGCGCAGGGGCGCACGCGGGGCAGGCTGCAGCGatgctagcacgggctaggggctgcggcagttttggcgatatgaaattcttttcgggtttttgctttttggcttttgtggtttagggctcgtgctgataacgtgtttaagtatattggtattgagagagattgatgagagaagtatatttcattatagagaataggagccctatatatagggattacaagtgcataatctaagagtacaaggattccttatctaacttggagtaggaaacctctcctattacaactatagaacttatcctagtttgactaggcacactaagtgtcaatatccttcaacaggGCGCACCGTATACAAGGGTCAAACCGTCAAAGTCGTCAAACCCACGAGACACAAGCCCAAGTCTAAATGTTTGATTTTGAAAAGTCATTTCCCATCTATTTTGGTAACTAAATAGCCATTACCTTTGAATTTACATGTATTGAAACGTTGAAATTCAGGACGTTCCAACTGAGATAACCCAATTAAAAACTAGATTCTACATAATAAGTAGGGAAGTCCAAAAGAACATATTACAAAATAGTGAAACATTATAGACAGTGTTTTTCTTAACGAATTAGATAATTTTATTTCTTATCATAGCCAAAACAGCACATACATCAGTTTTTGTCTTTACCAAAGAATTATGGGCCAAGCAAACTATCAAAATTGACAAGTACCACTCATTGAAAATAATTAAACTCATTTATTCTAAAAACGAGCCTATAAATTGAATAAAAACCTGATTAATTAGCCTAACCCTTACCCAACAATTTCAATCGCTTATAGAACTCAATTGTTGTACAATTGAAAAAACTAAGAATCAAATAAATTGAATGGCTAAGGTCCATTCtataagcaaaaaaaaaaaaaactaagaaagAACTAAATTTTTGCTTTACCCTTGTAAGTTGTAACTAGGGCAATCCATATCACCATGACGCAAAATTTCCTTTCTAACTCTACTCTTCTTATTAAACACGAGAATAATAATCGAATGGAATGAAAATACTATACGACAGTGTTAAACACGAGAATGGTAATGAAAAAATTTCTCATTTATGAAGTTATTTTACAAGAGTTAATGTAATGGCAAAAGGCATtgaataattaaaaagaaaaaaaaaaagaaaaagttttttaATTTACACGATCATCCTTTCATGCCGTGATCCTTCTTTTTCCGACGAACTCCTATCCAACGGCACCACCGGCGGCTCCTCCTTTCTCCTACTCCCCAATCTCAAAAGCCCATACAACTTCCTGAACTCCCTCACCGTGTGAACACTCTCCCTACAAAACACCGTCCCCGGCTCACCCGACTCGTCcaccgaccgacccgacccgctaCTCGTCAACGCCTGCGCCACCTTCACCGTCGTCTTGTTATCCACGTCCGTCTGCAGCGCCGATATCACCGACTTCAAGGCCCGACTCGGCGAGCTCCGATTCGATATCATGATCTCTCCGATCTCCGCCGGACTTAAACTCCCGCCGCTCTGGAAAATCTCCTCCACCTGAGGAAACAGCTTGTGTTCTTTGACCCCTAAGTACGTGTTGGCCAAGCTTTTGAAAGCCGAAAAATCACAGAGCGGGAAATGGATATGGacgtcgacccgacccggccgcaTGACCAACTTGTCCACGTGTTCTTTTCCGTTCATCGTGAACACCAACACTCTCTCCTCGCCGCAGCTGGAGACGATTCCGTCCATGAAGTTCAGCAATCCCGAGGGGCTCACAGCCGTTGATTTCTCCGACAAGAAACGGTCGAGATCTTCCACGACAATTAACGACTTGGGCGAGGTTTGTAAGAGGAGCATTTTCAGATCGGAATCGTCGGAGACTTTGGACATGTCGATGTCGTATACGTCGTACGACAGGAACCTGGCCATGGCGGCGATGAAACTGGTTTTCCCGGTCCCGGAAGGACCGTAGAGTAAGAAGCTTCGTTTCCAGACACGACCGAGTCTGTGGTAGTATTGCTTGGACTTTAAGAATTGTTCTAGATCAGACCGGACCTTGTTCTTGAGCTCCATGTCCATGACGACCGTGTCCAAGGTTGCCGGGTGGGTGAAGGGGACCGATCTCCACCGTTCGTTCTCGGTGGCGAGATTCATGTACAGCTTGATGTCTTTATTCCGTTGTTCAATCTCGTCGGACACGGTCAATATGTGCTGGAAGTACTGCCGGAAAACACGTCTCTTGTCTGTTTTCTTGATTCTCAAAACGTAGGACCGGATTCCGTCGACGTCTGACTTCTCGTTGGTCCAGGAAACCTTGGCGCTGAGGAAGGTGTCGTGTACGGAGTGGTTGTTGTCGTGTTGGAAGAATATGTCGTTGGATTTGGAACCGGAGAAAAGGTTGGTGAAGTCGGAGTCTTCAATGTTGGGGAGGGAGTTAAGGTAGACAGAGATTTTCCGGTAGAGCTGGTTCTCTTGGAAGTTGTGGTTGAACTGGGGGACCTTGTAGAACTGGTAAACATGAAACCTGTCGATTAAAGATTGCCATGATTTCACGACCATGTGAAGCAGGGATGTTCTGGACAAGAACCTAAGAACATAGAACAGAGgtatgaggaagaggaggaagtAGACGACACCCATGAACCGGACCATGatgtttagagagagaaagtgagaaagTACGAGATCAGGGTTGGAGAATTGGGTTGCTGAAATTTGAGGGTGAAGATTTGGAAATATTTATATGGGGTTTTGTGGACGGCTTAAGCCGGCAAAGGAAGTAGTAATGGGTCAATGAAATGGTGCACGATAcaagaagagaaggagaggagaaaGAAGGAAATGTAGTTTGTTTGATCTGgctttggttttggtttggcTGTGAATTGATGACCAATGACTAAGGACCCATTTGTGTTATTATTGTTTACGAGTATAGGTCATTGAATAATGTCTAGGACTATTCACAtgtgcccaatttttttttcaatttttttgactACTGATTTTTGACAAACGGCGCTGGATTGCTTTGGGAGTTTATCTTACTCATTTTTTAATGAGTGATGGACTAATGGTCATTCCATAATAACCAGTTGATCACTATGTTTTGTTTGTATTGTCCTCTTTTTTGGCACAATGGTTAAACCTAGCCCTATAGGGTAGGACTTTGTTGGAGTACTCCGCAAGTTTCTTAGGTAAGGTTGAGTATTGCCAAGAAATTAGAGATGGGAAAGAGGAATCGGATAACAAATATGAAAATCGTTTGGATCTCCGATTTTTAAAAccgttaaaaagaaaaatatgttAACGTGCTTTTCTTTTCATATAGATTGCATTCGGTAAATGTTATTCATGAATATATGTTCAGAGATTGCACGCGGATAGGCTTTAGGTCTATTCTCTAATAAAGATCTCAAAAATTTATAATCGAGAGATTGAGCCAATTAGAATCCATAACTGACCCTGCCTAACCTGCACACAGAATGGTCAGAGTTAATAAGTCACAGTGAAATATGTGATTGCAGCCTTTGGTGAATAGGTAAAGTCGGAATCTGCTTGCTATAGTTTGTGACTTTTTCATGTGGAGCTCACTGACGTTGCACATACACGGAAAGggtaagaagaaaaagaaaagagagaaaatggacGAAGCTCGTCACCAAATAGTGCTTCACATTCAAACGTGTAAAGGCCTCCTACTAGTGTTTGAAAGCTGCATGCTGATTTTGAACTAGTAAAACCAGACCCTTTCAAGGcatgcttcttcttcaacacaCACAAGTAGTCAATGGTTTTGCTCACCAAGTGAGACCTGGATAATCTTACGTCATGATATTCATATTCATTATTCAACATGCATAATCATAGTTTATTTGTCAAGGATTAGTGGGAGTAATAATTAATACTAATCTGCGGGGTTTATTCAATGATTAGTAGCTACTGACATAGACTAAGAGTGATTCCCTAATCAGCTGATATATGACATTCTTGGAATAAATTGTTTGTGGACAGTAATGTACTAAACTAGTTTTACGTACAAATCTGATCAGAGTCAATAAAACAACAAATTGTCAAATTGTTGATTTGGACATCTCACTTGATTTGCTGAAATTAGGAGCCACGATATTTTACGACAGATCGGTAAACAT
Protein-coding regions in this window:
- the LOC133714223 gene encoding AAA-ATPase At2g46620-like; protein product: MVRFMGVVYFLLFLIPLFYVLRFLSRTSLLHMVVKSWQSLIDRFHVYQFYKVPQFNHNFQENQLYRKISVYLNSLPNIEDSDFTNLFSGSKSNDIFFQHDNNHSVHDTFLSAKVSWTNEKSDVDGIRSYVLRIKKTDKRRVFRQYFQHILTVSDEIEQRNKDIKLYMNLATENERWRSVPFTHPATLDTVVMDMELKNKVRSDLEQFLKSKQYYHRLGRVWKRSFLLYGPSGTGKTSFIAAMARFLSYDVYDIDMSKVSDDSDLKMLLLQTSPKSLIVVEDLDRFLSEKSTAVSPSGLLNFMDGIVSSCGEERVLVFTMNGKEHVDKLVMRPGRVDVHIHFPLCDFSAFKSLANTYLGVKEHKLFPQVEEIFQSGGSLSPAEIGEIMISNRSSPSRALKSVISALQTDVDNKTTVKVAQALTSSGSGRSVDESGEPGTVFCRESVHTVREFRKLYGLLRLGSRRKEEPPVVPLDRSSSEKEGSRHERMIV